Proteins encoded together in one Oreochromis aureus strain Israel breed Guangdong linkage group 23, ZZ_aureus, whole genome shotgun sequence window:
- the LOC116327933 gene encoding mitochondrial coenzyme A transporter SLC25A42, whose product MAHRLQDRQHRLPVAQATVLTLPPASQAKDMRPSWSALESLLCGAFAGAVAKTVIAPLDRTKIIFQVSSKRFSAKEAFRVIYSTYMEGGLFSLWRGNSATMVRVMPYAAIQFCSHEQYKTLLGSCYGFQGKALPPFPRFLAGSLAGTTAAMLTYPLDMVRARMAVTAREMYSNIMHVFVRISQEEGVRTLYRGFTPTILGVIPYAGITFFTYETLKKLHSEKTKRSQPYPYERLAFGACAGLIGQSASYPLDVVRRRMQTAGVTGSSYSTILGTMREIVTHEGVIRGLYKGLSMNWVKGPVAVGISFTTFDITHNLLLKLHQMGNFIH is encoded by the exons ATGGCCCATCGTTTGCAGGACCGTCAGCACAGGCTGCCAGTGGCTCAGGCCACTGTGTTGACTCTGCCCCCAGCCAGCCAAGCAAAG GATATGAGGCCTAGCTGGTCCGCTCTGGAATCCCTGTTATGTGGTGCATTTGCTGGAGCTGTCGCCAAAACAGTTATTGCACCTCTGGATCGCACCAAAATAATTTTCCAAG TGTCCTCAAAGAGATTCTCAGCTAAG GAGGCTTTCAGGGTCATTTACTCTACATACATGGAGGGTGGGCTGTTCAGTCTGTGGAGGGGAAACTCTGCGACCATGGTGAGGGTCATGCCCTATGCTGCCATCCAGTTCTGCTCACATGAACAGTACAAGACACTGCTGGGGAGCTGCTACGGCTTCCAGGGCAA agctctgcctccttttccACGTTTCCTGGCTGGGTCTCTGGCTGGTACAACCGCTGCTATGCTTACCTATCCACTGGACATGGTACGAGCCAGGATGGCAGTCACTGCCAGAGAAAT GTACAGTAACATCATGCACGTCTTTGTGCGGATCTCCCAGGAGGAGGGTGTCAGGACACTTTACCGAGGCTTCACCCCCACTATTTTAGGTGTTATCCCATATGCAGGAATTACTTTCTTTACCTACGAGACCCTCAAAAAATTACATTCAG AAAAGACAAAGCGATCCCAGCCTTATCCTTATGAGCGCTTGGCCTTCGGTGCCTGTGCAGGCTTGATCGGACAGTCGGCTTCGTACCCCCTGGATGTGGTACGTCGGCGCATGCAGACAGCCGGAGTTACCGGTTCATCCTACAGCACGATTCTGGGAACAATGCGTGAGATCGTGACTCACGAGGGAGTTATACGCGGACTGTACAAAGGCCTGAGCATGAACTGGGTGAAAGGGCCCGTTGCAGTGGGGATAAGTTTCACCACATTCGACATTACACACAACCTTCTGCTCAAATTGCACCAGATGGGCAACTTTATCCACTGA